The DNA window TCGGCGAGGCGATCAGGGCCGATCTAATCCAGTATGCCGAAGCATGGCAGGCCGTCGACTCGCGTGTCACCCGCCTCGAGACCCGCAACGACGCCGAGCACCGCCTGATGCAGACACAAATCGACGAGCTCGACGCCGATCTGCGGCGGCGAAGGCGGCCGCGCCGCCGCTGAGCGCTCCGGCCGGCGGCCCGTCGCTTCCGCGACACGCGCCGCCGCCGGAACAACCGCTTCCTAACTTTCCGCCGTCGTCGGATCGATGATCCGGCGGACGCGCGCCACCGAGTCGGCGGGAAACCCGCCGCGCTTGGCGTGCTCGCGCACCGCCGCTTCGTCCGGCGCGTTGTAGATGCAGTAGATCTTGTTGTCGGTCACGAAACTCTGGACCCACTGGATCCCGGGCCCCATCTCGCGCAGCACGCCGCACGATGTCTGCGCGATGCCCAGGAACTGGTCGTCCCCCAGCGAGCCCACGCC is part of the Acidobacteriota bacterium genome and encodes:
- a CDS encoding DUF4242 domain-containing protein, giving the protein MPKFVIERAISGVGSLGDDQFLGIAQTSCGVLREMGPGIQWVQSFVTDNKIYCIYNAPDEAAVREHAKRGGFPADSVARVRRIIDPTTAES